From Quercus robur chromosome 8, dhQueRobu3.1, whole genome shotgun sequence:
AgcttttttggcttttgtgtTGTTTGTCTCTTGAGTGGGTCCGGGTGGGGTGAGGGCCATGAGACTATGTAAGAATGAATTTtatatgataatttattatatctCTCTTCCAAGttagtttatcattttttgaattgaaattagGTGCCAAATAATGAGCAAATGACAAACAATTAAtgcattttttaagaaaaagttatATGTCATTCAAAACTTAGGTGATTTGTGGAAACAATTGTTGATACTTCAATGTCTGATGAGCGTCTCtccaaatgttcaagaattcaatCTAAAGGGATAGACCAGAATCCAGGATcatgtaaataaatatatgaattcCCTATCAACGAACAAGATGAAATTCAACCTGCTTATCTCATAACAGGTTCATATCAACCTAAAAACATAGAGTATCCATACAAATGACCGAAAAATTATCGTCGTAGTTTTAATTTTCGTGGTTTGAATCACATGAAAATTGGTTGAATTATATTTTAGTATATCTCTACTGCAATCTGACCCTCAAGTAATTATTCCTGGCTACGCCCATGTGCAAAAGGAAAGCGGGTTGTTTGGAGGTGCTAATTTTtacacacaaagaaaaagagaataaaaaataggagacttacttttcttctttttggtaattacaaagaaaaagtgTAGGACAGAACTCTCAATATCCAATCCCTTTATCGTTGCTATTTTGGTAACAATATGAAATAGATTTGCAGCCATATATACTTGATGATACCCGGACTAATTAACCAAACAAAgaactacaaaaacaaaaaatgttaattagcCACAGACATGTTCGAGAGTCGACTTGGTGTTGGCCTGAAATTAAACCACCGGAGGCTCAACCTGCGTGGTGGTGGTGTCAATGCTCTCCTCAATACCTCTTTTCTTGCACTACGCTTCTTCAATGTCTCCGCATGAGGCACTGCATAGCCGTGACGGGTACACTTGACCGCCCCCGGATGGTTCGAGCAAGTGCAAACCGGCCAAGGCCTAGGAGATGATGATACGGCATAATTGTTATTCTTTCGTAGTCCACGATGTCCTTCCATGGCGTCTCTATTGAGTGATGACCTCCCAGCTGGTACTTGTAGCCTTTGTGCAGCTTGTGATTTGTGAGGAATCCTTTGCATATTGTAGAAGTAATCAACTAATAAgaatagagttttatttttgagtGTGGGCTGCTGCTGGGTTGAGATGAAAATTGGTTGAGACTCTTGAGATTCTTCAGATATGGAGTGGGTGAGTGGTGGCATATACATTTTAAAGAGTTGAATGATGCAAATGAATAATGAGAGAATTgacttagagagagagagagagagagaggttagtGGAAGACTTTGTCTGAGTGTTCAGACTTCAGAAAGGTTGGGCCGACGTGGAGTGTTTGACCAATTCTAGACTTGGAATGTGGAAAGATACTACCTAGCACCGGCCACTAACACTGTTTCCACTTTCCAGGCCCTTTGAAGTTTGAATGGTTGCCGCATTTCCTGACTTGGTCTCCACATAACCCCATGTTTGGTTTATTGCCAACAAATATCTCCACTTTTGGTTGCACGTGCCAGGCTCGTGCTGACCTTTTAGGGAGAAACTAAAATAGAttgtttttatgggaaaaatatGAAGTCatgtaattaaatttaaaatagttaTTTATTATGACAATTTTTTAGAACCTATTTACTAAATGTAATATCTATTCACTGAAATTTTTTACTAAGAATGATAATCAATGTCATCATCTTTTcacaatatttcaatttttgcaaTGAATGATGATATATTCTACAATTAAGTACTTGCAACCATTTACAATGAAGATTATGTAATTCATACTTCCTTCTTTATCATCTTGTTTTATGACTCTAACTACAAtgtttagcttatttttaatgaataccCTTTTAAGcaggaaaagaaattaaaaaagaataagataaCAAAAGACATCTGTCATCGAAGTTTccattatataatattataagtctagaagatttaaacctaataaattagtgttctcTAAGTAACAAAGAGAACACCATATATCACCATTCTAACTTTCCAAACATaaaccatggcttttgagtggagttgtgttGTGCTTTTATGTAAGAACCCATTTCCCTctcatttgtgtgtgtgtgtttgtttctcaaaaaaaaaaaaaaaaaaaccatttccaAACATAACTACCCGTCTAccacataaaattcaaaataaaagaaaaaaatttttgggacattaaaattttgccggagtattttagacattgcagaatggaatattttaaaaattataagattttgttaagGTTTAACTAAGAGAGTAACGATACGGGTATATgctcatttacaaaataaataggaGGAAATAATTCAACTTTAGTTTAGGGGGAAATGAACTACTCCAAATATAAAGGGGGAAAGTGATTCTTCGTCAATTTTGTGTGTaaaacaatgtgtttttttttttttttttttaataacttgaaACAAtgtgttataaaaaaaagtcaaccTAAAAAATTTGTgcataaaataatgaattttggctcaacaaattgactaaaccaaaaaaaaaaaaaaaaaaaggtttaggaatacaacaaaatgtcccgatatttttacaatacctttCTATTTAACTATGGTGGGTCCTGatctgatattttattattttattttagagtaatgctatatccacaacatttttagaagaaatcctaaatagtaaattattattcattttaaattgGGCTAACCACTTTAAACCatgcatttaaaacaaaaaaaaaaaacaaaaaaaaacaaaaaaaaaaacaaaaacaaaaacaaaaaaacaaaacaaaacaaacaaacaaatagacaAAAAGtcaattgaagaaaattgtACTTAAAACAGTGAATTTTGGCCCAccaaattttaccaaaaccaaaaaagaagccTAGGAGCACACAAAaaaatgtcacaacattttcacaatactttttatttccAGCTGTGGTAGGTCCCgatttgatattttattattttatttttgacgtccacaacatttttacaacaaatctcaagagataaattattattgatttcaaaattgtgcattaaaaaaaaaagaacaaaaaggcAACACAAGGAAATTGTGCATGAAATCGTGAAAATTGATTTGTTGTATCAATTATTTTTAGGGTCATATTTcctatataattggctaattctttgataaaatgcactttatttgtaattgggtagatctaagttaggtttaatgtatcaagaagtatgttgttcaaacatatcaAGTGATATCATTAAATACATGAAGTTTGATCCAAGTaataagtgaagaaaaactgttTCATTAAAGCTCGAAACTAGCTGCTATCAAGGATTAATGGAGAAGCTCAACACAAGCTCGATTTGTCGAGAACTACGAattagaaattctcaaatatGAATTTCGACCCATGGTGACTTGAATGATtatagggtttctctctctacaaCCCTTGTCATATATgaggcttattttaaaagtcattaAGTACAAAACCAGAGACCTATAACTCATATACTTTGTGTGAAGCTACTACTTTTGTACACtttaggattttgtaaccaagtgcttcctgatcttcatcatttatgaagtgaagaactttgcagccaagaATAATCAATCAAGTTGttagagttagtcacgtactaggatctgtGCAAAGGAGTTGgtcacagattggagatttgtgcaaagTAAAGAAGTTTGctacaagatcaagttcaattgggta
This genomic window contains:
- the LOC126694934 gene encoding uncharacterized protein LOC126694934, which translates into the protein MYMPPLTHSISEESQESQPIFISTQQQPTLKNKTLFLLVDYFYNMQRIPHKSQAAQRLQVPAGRSSLNRDAMEGHRGLRKNNNYAVSSSPRPWPVCTCSNHPGAVKCTRHGYAVPHAETLKKRSARKEVLRRALTPPPRRLSLRWFNFRPTPSRLSNMSVAN